The genome window CCGAGGCCGGCGACCGAGCCGACGTACCGGTGCCGGTACTCCTTGAGCTCCCGGCCGCGCAGGTAGGCGACGATGTTGTCGGCGAGCACCTTGGCCTGCCGTACCGCGTGCTGGGCGTTGGGCGCGCAGTACTTGCCCGGCTGGGTGACGTCGGGCACCCCGGCGATGTCGCCGGCGGCGAACGCGCCCTCGACCCCGTCGACGGTGAGCCGGGTGGTGGTCTTGATCCGGCCGTTCTCGTCGAGCGGCAGGTCGGTCGAGTCGACCACCGGGCTCGCCTTGACCCCGGCGGTCCACACGATCGTGGCGGCCTCGAACTCGTCACCGTCCGACGTCTTCACCAGACCGCCCTCGCAGGACTCGAGGAGGGTCTTCATCTTGAGCTCGATGCCGCGCTCGCGGAGCTGCTCGGCGGTCCACTCGCCCATCTCGGGGCCGACCTCGGGGAGGATGCGGTCGCTCGCCTCGATGAGGACCCACCGCAGGTCCTTCTCCTCGATGGTCGGGTAGTACTTGATCGCGTCCGAGGTCATGTCCTGGAGCTCGGCGAGGACCTCGATGCCCGCGAACCCGCCGCCGACCACGACGAAGGTGAGCGCGCGCCGGCGCACGTCGGGGTCGTCGCTGGAGTCGGCCCGGTCGAGCAGCGCGAGGACCCGGTTGCGCAGGGCGATCGCCTCACCGATGGTCTTGAAGCCGATCGCGGCGTCGGCGAGGCCGGGGATCGGCAGCGTCCGGGAGATCGACCCGGCCGCCATGACGATGATGTCGTAGTCGAGCTCGCGCGCCTGGCCGACCGGCGGCTGGAAGACCAGGGTCCGGCGCTCGTGGTGGACCTTCGTCACCATGCCGTTGAGGATCCGGATCTTCGGGAGCACCCGGCGCAACGGCGTCACCACGTGGCGGGGCGAGATGTTGCCGGCCGCGACCTCGGGGAGGAACGGCTGGTAGGTCATGTAGGACCGCGGGTCGATCAGCGTGACCCGCACGCTGCCGTCACGCAGCTCGCGACGGAGCCTGCGCTGGAGGCGCAGTCCCGTGTAGAGGCCGACGTAGCCGCCGCCCACGATGACGATGTGCTTCGACTTGCGGTTCACCACGGTGCCCTTCGTCCCGGCTGCTTGTGAAAGCATTCACAAGCTTAGGTGCCGGTAGGGCGTCCACGCCAGGACTAAACAGGACAAATTCGATAGAAATTCTCAATCGTTCAAGATTGACGATCTTTTATCGTAAAAGATCATGAATATTTCTCGCTGGAACGGTATCTCTTGTGAAATCTTTCACAAGATCCCTGGTTGCCAAGCCGGCCCAGGCCGCGCAGGCCTGGGTCAGCCGGCGGAACGACGTGACGCCGCCGTGCCACCAGGGCGGCCGCGGAGCTACCTCCGGCTCTCGCGCGCGAGCGCGACCGCGCGGCTGAAGACCGCGTCGAGCATGTCCGCCGTGACCCGGCCGGTGAAGGTGTTCTGCTGGCTCGGGTGGTAGCACCCCAGCAGGGTCACCTTCGCCCCGCGGTACTCCAGGGCGACCTCGGCGCCGTGCCCGAACCGGGGCCGCCGCGGCGGGCGGGTGAACCCGGCGTCGGCGAGCGCGGGCCAGAGCGCGTCCCAGGCGAACCCGCCCAGCGCGACGATCACCCGCACCGACTCGGCGACCAGGGCGAGCTCCCGGGAGAGCCACGGCCGGCAGGCGTCCCGCTCCTCGCTGGTCGGCCGGTTCGCCGGCGGGGCGCACCGGACCGCGGCCAGCACCCGGGCGCCGAGCAGGCGCTGCCCGTCCGCCGCGTGGGTGCTCGTCTCCTGGGCGGCGAGGCCGGTGCGGTAGAGCGAGGCGAACAGCCAGTCGCCGCTGCGGTCACCGGTGAAGATCCGGCCGGTCCGGTTGCCGCCGTGCGCGGCGGGGGCGAGCCCCACGATGACCGTGTGCGGCCGCTCCTCCCCCCAGCCGGGCACCGGGCGGCCCCAGTACCGCTCGGTGGCGAACGCCCGCCGTTTCACGTCCGCGACGGTCTCCCGCCACTCCACCAGCCGCGGGCAGGCGCGGCACACCGACTGCCGGGCGGTCAGCTCGCCGAGCGTACGGCTCTCCGCCGCGAGCTTGGCGACCTCGGCCGCCCCGTGGGCGACGGGCGTCTCGGGAGCCGCCGGGTCGCCCGGCCATCCGGAACCGGGAGGAACGAAGCTCATACCACCGATCGTGCCAGCTCCCCGGACCCGGTGAGCCCCTTCCGGGCGGGGAGCCCGCGCCGTTCCGGTCCGGCCCGGGCCAGCCCGCCGGGCGGGTACGGCTCGCACGGGACGGGCGGCGCCGGGAGGACAGGCCGCGGGTACGGCCCGCACGCGGAGGACAGGCCACGGGTACGGCTCACACGCGACGGGGCGGCTGAGACAGGGCACGGGTACCGCTCACGCGCACGGGGCCCAAGCAACACGGGACGGCATGCCCACCCGGCTCGGGATCGCGGGCGCCCCCACCACCGGGACGCCCCTTTGCCGGTGGGAGACCCGACGTCGTCGTCACCCGCCCGGGGGCGCCGTGGGGAAGGAGCCGGCGGCCGATCCGGGCGGGTGACCTGGCGTCCGCCCTGGGCCCGGGGGAAGGGGGACCGGGCCTTCCGGCCCGGCCGCGTGGCCGCGGGCGGACGCCGCTGGGAGGCTCAGCCGAGCGACCAGGCGATCCCGTCGAGGATGTCGTGCTCGCTCACCAGGACCTCGCGGAAGCCGTACCGCTCGACGATGCGGTCGAGGATGAGCGCGCCGCCGCCGATCACGTCGACCCGCCCGGGGTGCATGACCGGGATGGCGGCCCGCTCCGCGCGGGGCATCCGCAGCAGCCGCTCGGTGACCGCGTGAACCTGCTCGGCCGGGATGCGGGAGTGGTGGATGCGCTCCGGCTCGTAGGCGGGGAGCCCCAGGGCGATGCCGGCCACGGTGGTGACCGAGCCGGCCAGCCCGACCAGGGTCCGGGCCCGCCGCACCGGCACCGCGGCCTCGACCCGGTCGAGCGCCGCGTCGATGTCGGCCACCGCGGCCCGCACCTCCGCCGGATCGGGCGGGTCGCCCGCCAGGTGCCGCTCGGTGAGCCGGACGCACCCGATGTCCACGGAGAGCGCGCCCTCGACGCGGTCCGTCCCGACCACGAACTCGGTCGAGCCGCCGCCGATGTCGGTCACCAGGTACGGCCCGCCCTCCGGCGCGACCTGCGGGCCCAGGCCGCGGGTGGCGCCGGTGAACGAGAGGTGGGCCTCCTCGGCGCCGGAGATCACCTCGGGGTCCACCCCGAAGATCTCGCGGACCCCGGTGACGAACTCGTCCCGGTTCTCCGCGTCCCGGGTCGCGGAGGTGGCGACCACCCGGACCGGGATCCGCTCCCCCGCGCGGGTGTGCTTCTGGATCAGGTTCGCGTAGCCGCGCAGCGCGGCGAACGTCCGCTCCAGGGCCTCGGGGGCGAGCCGCCCGGTCCGGTCCACGCCCTCGCCGAGGCGGACGATCTCCATGCGGCGCTCGACGTCGGCGAGCCCATCGGCGGAGAGGTCCGCGATGAGCAGCCGCACCGAGTTGGTCCCGCAGTCGATGGCCGCGACCCGCTTCATTGCAGCCTCTCCTCCGGCACGCACGGGCCCTTCGCCCACCATTCGGGAAGCTGCTCGAGCGCCTCCCGGCCGAACGGGTTCACGCCGGGGACGGCGAGCTCGTGCGCGACCAGCGCGTGGAGGCACTTGACCCGGGTGGGCATGCCCCCGGCGCTCTGCGTCCCCTCGGGCAGCGGCTCCACGCCCTCCTCATGGGCCGCCCGCTCCCGCCGGGTCAGGTAGTCCTCGTGGGCGGCCCGGTAGGCGGCGGCGAGCTCAGGGTCCTCGGCGAGCCTCGCCGTCATCCGCTTCATCAGGCCGGACGCCTCGAGCCTGCCGATCGCCGAGGCGGCCCTCGGGCAGGTCAGGTAGAACAGCGTCGGGAACGGGGTGCCGTCGGGCAGCCGGGGCGCGGTCTCCACCACGTCGGGGAGCCCGCACGGGCACCGGTGCGCCACCCGCCGCACCGCGCGCGGCTCCCGCCCGAGCTGCTCCCGGATCGCCGCCAGGTCTTTGGGATCCACGGATCTCACGCGGCCAGGACCCTCCTCATCGCTCCGCCGCCTCGACCGTCCCGCCGCCGCGGTCGGCCGCCTCGACCGACCGCCACAGCGTGATGTACCAGGCGGGCCGGCCGGACTTCTTCTCCCCCTTCTGCTCCGCCGCGTCGCCCGCGTTGCGGTTGAAGACCACGTAGCACTTCGCGCCCACCTCGCAGTAGTGGAGCCGCTCCTTGGCGAGGCGCTTGATGTACTCCGGGTCCTCGAGCATGCGGCGGCGCTCCTCCAGCTCGCGGAGGCGCTGCAGGGCCCGCGCCTGCTGCTCCTCGAGCTGGGCGATCTGCCGCCGCTGGGCGACGTACTCCCGCACGGGGTAGGCGAGGGACATGGCGATCGCGCAGACGACCACCGCGAGGATCGCGGCCCGCCCGGTCAGCTGCGATCGCTTCGCCATCGCTCCTCCCTCCTGCCGTGCGAGCGGGGTCGTCCCCGCTCCGGCGCCGTTGCCGGATGCGGGGAAACGTTACCGCCGGAACCGGGGGAACGCCGAACGGCCCGCGTACCGGGCGGCGTCGCCGAGCAGCTCCTCGATCCGCAGGAGCTGGTTGTACTTGGCCACCCGCTCCGACCGGGCCGGGGCACCGGTCTTGATCTGGCCGCAGTTGGTCGCCACGGCGAGGTCGGCGATCGTGGTGTCCTCGGTCTCACCCGACCGGTGGCTCATCATGCACCGGTAGCCGTTGCGGTGGGCGAGGTCGACGGCGTCGAGGGTCTCGGTGAGCGTGCCGATCTGGTTCACCTTGACCAGCAGCGCGTTGGCCGCGCCCTCCTCGATGCCGCGCCGCAGCCGCTCCGGGTTGGTGACGAACAGGTCGTCACCGACGAGCTGGACCTTGTCCCCGAGCGCCGCGGTGATCGCCTTCCAGCCCTCCCAGTCCTCCTCGTTGAGCGGGTCCTCGATGGAGACCAGGGGGTAGGCGCCGAGGAGCTCCTCGTAGAAGGCGATCAGCTCCTCCGACGAGCGGCCCTTGCCCTCGATCGTGTAGACCCCGTCGGAGTGGAACTCGCTCGCGGCCACGTCGAGGGCGAGCGCCACGTCGTCGCCCGGCCGGAAGCCGGCCCGCTCGATCGCGCTCATGATCAGGTCGAGCGCCTCCCGGTTGGACGGCAGGTTGGGCGCGAACCCTCCCTCGTCGCCGAGGCCGGTGGCGTACCCCTTCTCCTTGAGCACGCTCTTGAGGGCGTGGTAGGTCTCGACGCCCATCCGCAGCGCCTCGGAGAAGGTCTCCGCCCCGATCGGCGCGATCATGAACTCCTGGATGTCGACGTTGGTGTCGGCGTGCGCCCCGCCGTTGAGGATGTTCATCATCGGCACGGGCAGCACGTGCGCGTTGGGGCCGCCGATGTACCGGAAGAGCGGCAGGTCGGCGCTCTCCGCCGCCGCCTTGGCCACGGCGAGCGAGACCCCGAGGATCGCGTTCGCGCCGAGCCGGCCCTTGTTCGGCGTCCCGTCGAGGTCGATCATCGTCTGGTCGACGACCCGCTGCTCCTCGGCCTCCAGCCCGATGATCTCCTCAGCGATCTCGTCGGTGACCCCGAGGACGGCCTTCTCCACCCCCTTGCCGAGGTAGCGGCGCTTGTCCCCGTCACGCAGTTCCACTGCCTCGAACTGACCGGTCGAGGCACCGCTCGGCACGGCGGCGCGTCCGGTGCTGTAGTCCTCGAGCAGGACCTCGACCTCCACGGTGGGATTGCCCCGCGAGTCGAGGATCTCGCGGGCGGTAACGGCCTCGATGGCAGCCACGAATGCTCCTAAGCACTATCGCGGGCGGGTTTGCGCATCGAGCCTATCGGTCCCCGCCCCCGCACGCGGTCGCCACGCCCGCGGACGGGCGGCCGCGGCGGGGCGACCGGCCCGCACGCTCCCCCGCACGGCCAACCGATCAGTCGTCGCGGCGCCCGTCCCCCGGCCCGGAGCGCCGCTCGTTCCGCTCCCACTCCTCGACCCGGCCGCGGTACTCCCGAGCCGCCGCCCGCAGCTCGGCCTCCGGGTCCAGCCCGTCCGCCACGGCCTGCCGTACCAGCGCGAACAGGCGGGCGCCCAGCGGGGAGGACAGGTTCTCGGCGAGCTCGGCGGGGACGCCGCCCCGGGCCGCCCGGCGCAGGAGCTGCGCGGCGAGCGAGAGCGCGGGCTGGCCCATGGGCACCCCGGCCAGCACCGAGTCCGGCTCGCCCTTCGCCGCCCGCTCGGCCGCCTTGATCGCCTCCCAGTTGTCGCTCACCTCGTCGGCGCCGGAGACCTTGACCCCGGAGAACACGTGCGGGTGGCGGCGGACGAGCTTGTCCACGATGCCGACCGCGACGTCGTCGATGTCGAACCCGTCCTCCTCGGGCGGCCGCTCCTGGGCCACCCGGGCGTGGAAGACCACCTGGAGCAGCAGGTCGCCGAGCTCCTCCCGGAGCGCGCCGCGGTCCCCCTGCTCAAGGGTCTCCAGCACCTCGTACGCCTCCTCGACGAGGTACGGCGCGAGCGACTCGTGGGTCTGCTTGCGATCCCACGGGCACTCCCGGCGGAGCCGGTCCATCACCCGGACCAGGTCGAGCATCCGCGCCCCGGGCAGGTCGTAGGAGCCGGGGACGACCTCGATGACCGGCGGCTCGGCCGAGGCGAGCGCCGCCCGGCCCACCGCGCGCATCAGGTCCTCCTCGCCGTCCTGGGCGGCGAGCCAGACGATCGTGGCGTCCCGGCACTCCGCGACGAGCGCCGCGGGGTCGGGCTCGACCACCTCGACCCGGATCCCCGCCTCCTCCAGGTAGGGCAGGTACGGGTGGCTCTCCGATCCTGTCAGGACCCGGCCGCGCTGGAGCGCCTGCCACGCCGCCGGGGTGAGCAGCCCGGGCGGGACCCGCGGCGACGTGGTGACCACGAGCAAGGGCATAGGCTCACCCTAGCCGGGCGATCAGCCCAGCGGCCCCTCGGTGGGAACCGCCCCGAACCGGTCGTCCGGGACGAACCCCCGCTCCGGATCCCACTTGCCGTACCTCGGGTTGAACCTGACCGGCACCGCCGCGTCCGCCTGCTCGACCAGCTTCCGGTACGCCTGGTTCTGGCTCTCCTCGTCCTGCCCGGCGCCGAGCCGCTGGACCAGGGTCTGCTGGATGAGCATCGCGCGGATCGCGTCGTCCCGCATGGACGGCGGGATGCCGTTGACCAGGAGGATCTTCTCCATCTCCTTGTCGCCGCCGCGGGCGATCACCGTGTCGTCGACCTGCCGCTGGGTGATCGTGACGCCGGCGCGCTTGCCGTACTCGATGAACTGCTTGGCGTTCGCCATCCGGTACAGGACCATCTGCGGCAGGGAGAGGCCGAAGCCGAGCTGACGCTCGGTCATGCCGTTCCTGGCGAGCGCCTTGTGGAACTCACGGACCTGGGCGTCCAGTTCGCTCGAGGAGATGCGGTAGTTGCCCACGTATGCCGCGGTCCCCGCCTGCTGGACACCGCAGCCGCTCAACGCCACGCCGGCCACGACCGCGGCCACGGCCATGCGCACACGGTTCGACTTCACGATGTGATTCCTCTCGACGACAGCGCACTGTCCGCCAGTCACCGGCTTCGATCCGCCGGTCACTGTACTCGTGCCGGTTCCAGGAATAGTGCCTCGACCAGGTCGGCACACCATTTCAGCAGGTCGAGGTCGCGCAGCGGCCGGCCCCCCACCGGTTTGGTCATCGGGACCGGGACCAGCAGGATCTCGGTCGCCTGCTTGTAGATCGCCTTCGGGTAGAGCCGCTGCAGCCGGACCCGCTGTGAATCTTTCAGGGTCACCGGCGAGAACCGGATCTGCCGGCCCTGCAGCGTCACGTCGGTGAGCCCGGCCTCCCGCGCCTTGATCCGGAAGCGGGCGACCTCGAGCAGGTTCTCCACCTCCTGCGGCGGCCGGCCGTACCGGTCGGTGAGCTCCTCGCGCACCGCGGCGATGTCCTCCTCCGACTCGATCGCCGCGATCCGCTTGTACGCCTCGAGCCGGAGCCGCTCCGAGGTCACGTACTCGTGCGGCACATGGGCGTTGATCGGCAGCTCGACCTTGACCTCCGGCCGCTCCTTCGGGGCCTGCCCGGAGAGCTTCGACTTCTGCTCCTCGACCGCCTCCGCCATCATCCGGACGTACAGGTCGAACCCCACCCCGGCGATGTGGCCGGACTGCTCGGTCCCCAGGATGTTGCCGGCCCCGCGGATCTCCAGGTCCTTCATGGCCACGTACATGCCGGCGCCCATCTCGGTGTGCTGGGCGATGGTGGCGAGCCGCTCGTGCGCGGTCTCGGTGAGCGGGACGTCCGGCGGGTAGAGGAAGTACGCGTAGCCGCGCTCCCGGCCCCGGCCGACCCGGCCGCGGAGCTGGTGGAGCTGGGCCAGGCCGTAGCTGTCCGCCCGGTCCACGATCAGCGTGTTCGCGTTCGGCACGTCGAGGCCGGACTCCACGATCGTGGTGCAGACGAGCACGTCGTAAGCCCGCTCCCAGAAGTCCACCATGATCTTCTCGAGCTGGGCCTCGTTCATCTGCCCGTGGGCGACCGCGATCCGCGCCTCGGGGACCAGCTCGGCGAGCCGGGCCGCGACCCGGTCGATGCTCCGCACCCGGTTGTGGACGAAGAACGTCTGCCCGTCCCGCATCAGCTCCCGCCGGATCGCGGCCGCGATCTGCTTCTCGTCGTACGGCCCGACGAACGTGAGCACCGGGTGCCGCTCCTCGGGCGGCGTGAGGATCGTGGACATCTCCCGGATGCCGGTGAGCCCCATCTCCAGGGTCCGCGGGATCGGGGTGGCCGACATCGCGAGCACGTCCACCTCGGTCCGCATCCGCTTCATCGCCTCTTTGTGCTCGACGCCGAACCGCTGCTCCTCGTCGACGATGAGCAGGCCGAGGTCCTTGAACTTCACGTCCGGAGAGAGCAGCCGGTGGGTGCCGATCACCACATCGACGGTGCCCTCCCGGAGCCCGTCGAGGGTCTCCCTGATCTCCGCGTCGGACTGGAACCGGGACAGCGGCCGCACCGTCACCGGGAACCCGGCGAACCGCTCGCCGAACGTGGACAGGTGCTGGTGCACCAGGAGGGTGGTCGGCACCAGGACCGCCACCTGCTTGCCGTCCTGCACCGCCTTGAACGCCGCCCGGACCGCGATCTCGGTCTTGCCGTACCCCACGTCGCCGCAGATCAGCCGGTCCATCGGGACCGGCCGCTCCATGTCCCGCTTGACCTCCTCGATCGCCTCGAGCTGGTCCTTGGTCTCGACGTAGGGGAAGGCGTCCTCCATCTCCCGCTGCCACGGGGTGTCCGGGGAGAACGCGAACCCGGGCGAGGCCATGCGGGCCGAGTACAGCCGGATCAGCTCGGCCGCGATCTCCCGGACCGCCTTCCGCGCCCGGCTCTTGGTCTTCTGCCAGTCCGAGCCGCCCATCCGGTTGAGCGTGGGCGTCTCCCCGCCGACGTACCGCGTGACCTCGTCGAGCTGGTCGGTGGGCACGTAGAGCCGGTCGCCCTTGGCGTACTCGATCACCAGGTACTCGCGGGTGGCGCCCTGGACCGTGCGCTGCACCATCTCCACGTACCGGCCCACGCCGTGCTGCTCGTGCACCACGTAGTCGCCCGGCTTGAGCTGGAGCGGGTCGACCATGTTCCGCCGCCGGGACGGCAGCCGCCGCATGTCCTTGGTCGACGCCTTCTGCCCGGCCACGTCCAGGTGGGTGAGCACGGCCACGTCCGGGGTGACGAAGCCGTGGGCGATCCGCCCCGTGGTCACCTGGACCACGTCGCGGACCGGCCCGTCCGCGACCTCCGGCACCAGCCGCGCGG of Thermobispora bispora DSM 43833 contains these proteins:
- a CDS encoding DUF501 domain-containing protein; translation: MRSVDPKDLAAIREQLGREPRAVRRVAHRCPCGLPDVVETAPRLPDGTPFPTLFYLTCPRAASAIGRLEASGLMKRMTARLAEDPELAAAYRAAHEDYLTRRERAAHEEGVEPLPEGTQSAGGMPTRVKCLHALVAHELAVPGVNPFGREALEQLPEWWAKGPCVPEERLQ
- a CDS encoding Ppx/GppA phosphatase family protein; this encodes MKRVAAIDCGTNSVRLLIADLSADGLADVERRMEIVRLGEGVDRTGRLAPEALERTFAALRGYANLIQKHTRAGERIPVRVVATSATRDAENRDEFVTGVREIFGVDPEVISGAEEAHLSFTGATRGLGPQVAPEGGPYLVTDIGGGSTEFVVGTDRVEGALSVDIGCVRLTERHLAGDPPDPAEVRAAVADIDAALDRVEAAVPVRRARTLVGLAGSVTTVAGIALGLPAYEPERIHHSRIPAEQVHAVTERLLRMPRAERAAIPVMHPGRVDVIGGGALILDRIVERYGFREVLVSEHDILDGIAWSLG
- the mfd gene encoding transcription-repair coupling factor; amino-acid sequence: MSLSGLLDLVSAEPRLAATLEEAKESSHPGAELIAPAALRPFVVAALARIRPVLAVTATEREAEDLAAALDSLMDESGVAVFPAWETLPHERLSPRSDTVGRRLAVLRRLAHPVEGDPAAGPLRVVVAPVRAVLQPIVAGLGDLEPVRLRPGDEADLDEVVARLVDNGYHRVDMVERRGEVAVRGGLVDVFPPTEEHPLRMEFWGDTVEEIRWFKVADQRSLEVAPEGLFAPPCRELPLTEEVRRRARELAGEYPALKDVLDQIADGVPVEGMETFAPVLAGEMNLLLDHMPVRSAVVVCDPERIRGRAQELVRTAEEFKQASWITAALGGEAPIDLDAVAFRTLEEVHAHARELGRPWWSVAPFGDGVELDVQGVDQYRGDTERALADIKGWLEAGKTVVLLSEGHGPAERLVELLRGVDVPARLVPEVADGPVRDVVQVTTGRIAHGFVTPDVAVLTHLDVAGQKASTKDMRRLPSRRRNMVDPLQLKPGDYVVHEQHGVGRYVEMVQRTVQGATREYLVIEYAKGDRLYVPTDQLDEVTRYVGGETPTLNRMGGSDWQKTKSRARKAVREIAAELIRLYSARMASPGFAFSPDTPWQREMEDAFPYVETKDQLEAIEEVKRDMERPVPMDRLICGDVGYGKTEIAVRAAFKAVQDGKQVAVLVPTTLLVHQHLSTFGERFAGFPVTVRPLSRFQSDAEIRETLDGLREGTVDVVIGTHRLLSPDVKFKDLGLLIVDEEQRFGVEHKEAMKRMRTEVDVLAMSATPIPRTLEMGLTGIREMSTILTPPEERHPVLTFVGPYDEKQIAAAIRRELMRDGQTFFVHNRVRSIDRVAARLAELVPEARIAVAHGQMNEAQLEKIMVDFWERAYDVLVCTTIVESGLDVPNANTLIVDRADSYGLAQLHQLRGRVGRGRERGYAYFLYPPDVPLTETAHERLATIAQHTEMGAGMYVAMKDLEIRGAGNILGTEQSGHIAGVGFDLYVRMMAEAVEEQKSKLSGQAPKERPEVKVELPINAHVPHEYVTSERLRLEAYKRIAAIESEEDIAAVREELTDRYGRPPQEVENLLEVARFRIKAREAGLTDVTLQGRQIRFSPVTLKDSQRVRLQRLYPKAIYKQATEILLVPVPMTKPVGGRPLRDLDLLKWCADLVEALFLEPARVQ
- a CDS encoding uracil-DNA glycosylase, with the translated sequence MSFVPPGSGWPGDPAAPETPVAHGAAEVAKLAAESRTLGELTARQSVCRACPRLVEWRETVADVKRRAFATERYWGRPVPGWGEERPHTVIVGLAPAAHGGNRTGRIFTGDRSGDWLFASLYRTGLAAQETSTHAADGQRLLGARVLAAVRCAPPANRPTSEERDACRPWLSRELALVAESVRVIVALGGFAWDALWPALADAGFTRPPRRPRFGHGAEVALEYRGAKVTLLGCYHPSQQNTFTGRVTADMLDAVFSRAVALARESRR
- a CDS encoding septum formation initiator family protein: MAKRSQLTGRAAILAVVVCAIAMSLAYPVREYVAQRRQIAQLEEQQARALQRLRELEERRRMLEDPEYIKRLAKERLHYCEVGAKCYVVFNRNAGDAAEQKGEKKSGRPAWYITLWRSVEAADRGGGTVEAAER
- a CDS encoding NAD(P)/FAD-dependent oxidoreductase translates to MLSQAAGTKGTVVNRKSKHIVIVGGGYVGLYTGLRLQRRLRRELRDGSVRVTLIDPRSYMTYQPFLPEVAAGNISPRHVVTPLRRVLPKIRILNGMVTKVHHERRTLVFQPPVGQARELDYDIIVMAAGSISRTLPIPGLADAAIGFKTIGEAIALRNRVLALLDRADSSDDPDVRRRALTFVVVGGGFAGIEVLAELQDMTSDAIKYYPTIEEKDLRWVLIEASDRILPEVGPEMGEWTAEQLRERGIELKMKTLLESCEGGLVKTSDGDEFEAATIVWTAGVKASPVVDSTDLPLDENGRIKTTTRLTVDGVEGAFAAGDIAGVPDVTQPGKYCAPNAQHAVRQAKVLADNIVAYLRGRELKEYRHRYVGSVAGLGLHRGVANVYGIKLRGFPAWFTHRTYHLLRIPTFNRKARVVMDWTLALFFRRETISLGELENPREVFRAAALSGRKR
- a CDS encoding SurA N-terminal domain-containing protein, with protein sequence MKSNRVRMAVAAVVAGVALSGCGVQQAGTAAYVGNYRISSSELDAQVREFHKALARNGMTERQLGFGLSLPQMVLYRMANAKQFIEYGKRAGVTITQRQVDDTVIARGGDKEMEKILLVNGIPPSMRDDAIRAMLIQQTLVQRLGAGQDEESQNQAYRKLVEQADAAVPVRFNPRYGKWDPERGFVPDDRFGAVPTEGPLG
- the eno gene encoding phosphopyruvate hydratase yields the protein MAAIEAVTAREILDSRGNPTVEVEVLLEDYSTGRAAVPSGASTGQFEAVELRDGDKRRYLGKGVEKAVLGVTDEIAEEIIGLEAEEQRVVDQTMIDLDGTPNKGRLGANAILGVSLAVAKAAAESADLPLFRYIGGPNAHVLPVPMMNILNGGAHADTNVDIQEFMIAPIGAETFSEALRMGVETYHALKSVLKEKGYATGLGDEGGFAPNLPSNREALDLIMSAIERAGFRPGDDVALALDVAASEFHSDGVYTIEGKGRSSEELIAFYEELLGAYPLVSIEDPLNEEDWEGWKAITAALGDKVQLVGDDLFVTNPERLRRGIEEGAANALLVKVNQIGTLTETLDAVDLAHRNGYRCMMSHRSGETEDTTIADLAVATNCGQIKTGAPARSERVAKYNQLLRIEELLGDAARYAGRSAFPRFRR
- a CDS encoding MazG family protein, which gives rise to MPLLVVTTSPRVPPGLLTPAAWQALQRGRVLTGSESHPYLPYLEEAGIRVEVVEPDPAALVAECRDATIVWLAAQDGEEDLMRAVGRAALASAEPPVIEVVPGSYDLPGARMLDLVRVMDRLRRECPWDRKQTHESLAPYLVEEAYEVLETLEQGDRGALREELGDLLLQVVFHARVAQERPPEEDGFDIDDVAVGIVDKLVRRHPHVFSGVKVSGADEVSDNWEAIKAAERAAKGEPDSVLAGVPMGQPALSLAAQLLRRAARGGVPAELAENLSSPLGARLFALVRQAVADGLDPEAELRAAAREYRGRVEEWERNERRSGPGDGRRDD